A section of the Terriglobia bacterium genome encodes:
- a CDS encoding ABC transporter permease: protein METLFQDLRYGIRMLFKNPGFAAVAVLTLALGIGANTAIFSLTDQVLLRLLPVVRPKELVILRSPGPNPGHTWTDGDDSASFSYPLYKDLRGRNTVLAGLLARFPTALNVTGGGQTERANGELVSGNYFEVLGVHPALGRVLTPEDEGAPGANPVVVLSYSYWTRRFGSDPGILNKPLNVNGTPLTVVGVSHSGFTGIQIGQLPDIFVPITMKARMTPNWDGLNDLKDHWVAIIGRTRAGMTRTQSEAGLLPVYRSILETESSQMGLSVATRGRFLQKQILLDEGSHGRRILQHDAQRPLLVLMAMVGLVLVIACANLANLQLAHGLARQREVAVRAALGAGRLRMVRQLLTESVLLALAGGATGLLVASWMLEVLLGALPGSVGAVGLVARLDIRVISFALALTGLTSILFGLIPALRATRVDLQTTLKGQGESISSSLSHVRLRKGLIVSQVALTAVLLVIAGLFTRSLENLKRLSPGVRIDHVIQFSIAPELNGYSPTQSLALLDRIRQGITPLPGVRSASAAEIPVFDNSDAGSNITVPGYAPHEEENMHVLKNGVGPDYLATMGTPLIAGREFNESDTVDAPKVAIINETMAHRFFAGRNPVGSRFAFGAGRNIPPEIEIVGLVKDSKHNNLRDEIHPFVYLPYKQDTKLGQLTFYVRTAQEPTTMMTTLRGAVERLEPNLPLYSLKTLQDQVDESIFSERLLTFLSLCFGVLAALLAAVGLYGVMTYAVTRRTREIGMRVALGATRENVAWLILHEVGRMAVVGLAAGLAVAFAVGRFIESQLFGIHASDPLVFISATVLLAAVALLAGYVPAHRATRVDPIVALRCE from the coding sequence ATGGAAACATTATTCCAGGACCTTCGCTACGGCATCCGAATGCTGTTCAAGAACCCGGGGTTCGCTGCGGTGGCCGTGTTGACCCTGGCGCTCGGGATCGGCGCCAACACGGCGATCTTTTCTCTCACCGACCAGGTTCTTCTCCGTCTTCTCCCCGTCGTGCGTCCAAAGGAGCTCGTTATCCTGCGCTCGCCTGGTCCCAATCCGGGACATACCTGGACCGACGGGGATGATTCCGCCTCCTTCTCGTATCCCCTTTACAAGGACCTGCGCGGACGAAACACGGTGCTCGCCGGGCTTCTGGCGCGCTTCCCGACCGCATTGAACGTCACGGGAGGGGGACAAACAGAGCGTGCGAATGGCGAGCTGGTGTCAGGAAACTACTTTGAAGTGCTCGGGGTGCACCCGGCGCTGGGCCGCGTCCTGACTCCGGAGGACGAAGGCGCGCCGGGGGCGAATCCGGTGGTGGTGCTGAGTTACAGCTACTGGACACGCCGATTCGGAAGCGATCCCGGCATACTGAACAAACCCCTGAATGTGAATGGAACCCCGCTCACCGTGGTCGGTGTGTCCCACTCCGGCTTTACTGGAATTCAAATCGGTCAGCTGCCGGACATATTTGTCCCGATCACGATGAAAGCCCGGATGACACCCAACTGGGACGGCCTGAATGATCTCAAGGATCATTGGGTTGCGATCATCGGTCGAACGAGGGCGGGGATGACGCGGACGCAATCGGAAGCGGGTCTGTTGCCGGTTTATCGATCGATTCTTGAAACCGAGTCGTCCCAAATGGGCCTGTCCGTGGCCACGCGGGGCCGATTCCTCCAAAAGCAGATCCTGTTGGACGAAGGTTCCCACGGAAGACGCATCTTGCAACACGACGCCCAGCGGCCTCTGCTCGTCTTGATGGCGATGGTTGGACTGGTCCTGGTGATCGCCTGCGCCAACCTTGCAAACCTCCAGCTGGCGCACGGCCTGGCGCGGCAGCGCGAGGTCGCCGTGCGGGCGGCCCTGGGCGCTGGACGGCTTCGTATGGTCCGTCAACTGTTGACGGAGAGTGTGCTGCTGGCGCTCGCCGGCGGCGCCACGGGTCTGCTGGTCGCTTCATGGATGCTTGAAGTGCTCCTCGGGGCCCTTCCGGGGAGCGTGGGGGCGGTCGGGCTTGTGGCACGACTTGACATCCGAGTCATATCGTTTGCGCTGGCGCTCACCGGGTTAACGTCCATTCTGTTCGGTCTGATCCCTGCCCTGCGGGCGACACGAGTCGATTTGCAGACCACCCTCAAAGGACAAGGAGAGAGCATTTCCAGCAGCTTGTCCCACGTGCGCTTGAGGAAGGGATTGATCGTTTCGCAAGTGGCGCTCACCGCCGTGCTGCTCGTCATCGCCGGACTGTTTACCCGAAGCCTTGAAAACCTGAAACGGTTGTCTCCGGGCGTGCGCATCGACCACGTCATCCAATTTTCCATCGCGCCCGAACTCAACGGCTATTCTCCCACGCAGTCTCTGGCTCTATTGGATCGCATCCGGCAAGGCATCACCCCTCTGCCCGGGGTGCGCTCGGCCAGCGCAGCGGAGATCCCCGTGTTCGATAACAGCGATGCGGGGTCCAACATCACGGTGCCCGGGTATGCGCCCCATGAAGAGGAGAACATGCATGTCTTAAAGAACGGCGTGGGTCCCGATTACCTCGCGACGATGGGCACCCCTCTGATTGCAGGCCGTGAGTTCAATGAAAGCGACACGGTAGACGCCCCCAAGGTCGCCATTATTAACGAGACGATGGCTCATCGGTTCTTTGCCGGCCGCAATCCCGTCGGCAGCCGGTTCGCCTTTGGGGCCGGCCGCAACATCCCTCCGGAGATCGAGATTGTCGGCCTGGTGAAAGACAGCAAGCACAACAACCTGCGGGATGAAATCCATCCGTTTGTGTATCTTCCCTATAAGCAGGACACGAAGTTGGGACAACTCACGTTCTATGTGCGGACGGCACAGGAGCCGACGACAATGATGACAACCCTGCGCGGCGCCGTTGAACGCCTCGAACCGAATCTGCCGCTGTACAGCCTCAAGACACTTCAAGACCAGGTCGACGAGTCGATCTTCAGCGAGCGGCTGTTAACATTTCTTTCTTTGTGCTTTGGGGTTCTGGCCGCTCTGCTGGCGGCCGTGGGATTGTATGGGGTCATGACCTACGCGGTAACGCGGCGTACCCGCGAGATCGGCATGCGCGTCGCACTCGGCGCCACTCGCGAAAATGTGGCTTGGTTGATCTTGCATGAGGTGGGGCGCATGGCGGTCGTGGGACTTGCCGCCGGCCTGGCCGTGGCGTTTGCCGTCGGCCGGTTCATCGAGTCGCAGTTGTTTGGCATCCACGCCAGCGACCCTCTGGTCTTCATCTCCGCGACAGTGCTGCTCGCGGCCGTGGCCTTGCTGGCCGGCTATGTGCCCGCACACCGGGCCACAAGGGTCGATCCCATTGTGGCCTTGAGATGCGAGTAG
- a CDS encoding ABC transporter permease gives METIFQDLRYGFRMLLKNPGFTAVGILTLALGIGANTAIFSVADAFLLKPLSIPNENRLVVALEVGPNQRGDDTSSVSPANFEDWKRQAKAYEAMAAYDWANVNLTGQGEPEKVQGFEVTSNFFGVVGIQPTLGRVFLPEEENRGHEQVVILSHGLWQRRYASDANIVGKNVTVDGSTFEVVGVMPAGFNFPTTAELWMPLALDSAARSVRNSHYLFALGLLKPGMSTSSARAELKTLAAQLAQAYPTTNKGWSVRVTSMRDFVTQDLTRQYTLMSVVAVAFVLLIACANVANLQFARATSRQREMAVRVSLGAGRWRIMRQLLTESIAVSLLGAALSLLWAQWAIELILAHMPPETAKFIPAWNHIRLDYRAFLYTLTLALLTGILSGLIPAFQSSKPDLNEALKEGGRSASAGQSKHRLRSFLVMAEVALALILLVGSGLMVKSFRALLNLNQGLDPNNVLTLRVNLPPGKYKTPPQRAAFYDQVLQNLKMIPGFEAAATATNIPYGDYGSNALISVEGKPSVNSSDLRSATNQVISPDYFRMMHIPLRAGRELTGQDGKDSPPVAVVSELLARRNWPNQDPIGKRVKLGLENSSYPWMTVVGVVGDVKYDWSERDPKPALYHPFQQAPSLNSYVAIRSQGDPRQFISAVRDAIARVDPQQPLSDIKTLDKVISDSTVGIAYVAVIMSVLAVIALILSTVGVFGVVSYQVTERIHEIGIRMALGANPRDVLGMVVARGAWLTFVGLGVGLVLSIGLARLLASLIFGIEAMDWLTFGSVSVTLALAALLASYLPARRATRVDPVVALRHE, from the coding sequence ATGGAAACCATATTCCAGGATCTTCGCTACGGCTTCCGGATGCTGCTGAAGAATCCCGGCTTCACCGCTGTGGGCATTTTGACGCTGGCGCTTGGGATTGGCGCCAACACGGCAATCTTCAGTGTCGCGGATGCATTCCTGCTGAAGCCGCTTTCGATCCCCAACGAAAATCGCCTGGTGGTCGCTCTTGAAGTGGGGCCGAATCAGAGAGGCGATGATACCTCCAGTGTCTCTCCTGCCAACTTTGAGGACTGGAAGAGGCAGGCCAAAGCCTACGAAGCCATGGCCGCTTATGATTGGGCGAATGTCAATCTGACCGGTCAGGGGGAGCCCGAGAAGGTCCAGGGATTCGAAGTCACCTCAAATTTCTTCGGGGTCGTGGGTATCCAGCCCACTCTGGGCCGGGTTTTCCTTCCCGAGGAGGAAAACCGCGGACATGAACAGGTGGTGATTCTCAGTCATGGCCTGTGGCAACGCCGGTATGCTTCAGACGCCAACATTGTTGGTAAGAACGTGACGGTTGACGGAAGCACCTTTGAGGTCGTCGGAGTCATGCCCGCGGGGTTCAACTTCCCCACCACCGCGGAGTTGTGGATGCCGCTCGCACTGGACTCAGCGGCCCGCAGCGTTCGAAACTCACACTACCTGTTTGCCCTAGGTCTGCTCAAACCCGGGATGTCCACCTCCTCCGCACGAGCCGAATTGAAGACGCTTGCAGCGCAGTTGGCCCAGGCTTACCCGACCACCAACAAGGGTTGGTCAGTTCGTGTCACGTCCATGCGGGATTTTGTGACCCAGGACTTAACGCGCCAGTACACCCTGATGTCCGTGGTGGCAGTCGCCTTTGTGCTCCTGATCGCCTGTGCCAACGTCGCCAATCTCCAGTTCGCCCGGGCCACGAGCCGCCAGAGAGAGATGGCCGTGCGGGTGTCCCTGGGCGCAGGCCGCTGGCGGATCATGCGGCAGCTCTTGACAGAAAGCATTGCGGTGTCCTTGCTGGGAGCGGCACTCAGCTTGCTTTGGGCCCAATGGGCCATCGAACTTATCCTGGCACACATGCCTCCGGAGACCGCCAAATTTATCCCCGCCTGGAATCATATCCGCCTGGATTACCGGGCCTTCTTATACACTTTGACCCTGGCCCTGCTGACCGGGATCCTCTCCGGGTTGATCCCTGCTTTTCAGAGCTCAAAGCCGGACCTGAACGAAGCCCTAAAGGAAGGCGGGCGCAGTGCATCGGCCGGCCAATCGAAACATCGTCTGCGAAGTTTCCTGGTCATGGCTGAAGTGGCGTTGGCCCTGATTCTGTTGGTGGGATCCGGATTGATGGTGAAGAGCTTTAGAGCCCTGCTGAATCTGAACCAGGGACTTGACCCGAACAATGTCCTCACCCTCCGCGTCAATCTCCCCCCGGGCAAGTACAAGACGCCGCCGCAAAGGGCGGCCTTCTATGACCAGGTGCTGCAGAATCTGAAAATGATCCCCGGATTCGAAGCTGCTGCCACTGCAACCAATATCCCCTATGGGGATTATGGGAGCAACGCGCTCATCAGCGTGGAGGGCAAGCCCTCAGTGAATTCCTCGGACCTCCGCTCGGCCACGAACCAGGTCATTAGCCCCGACTATTTTCGAATGATGCACATTCCGCTGCGAGCAGGGCGCGAGCTCACCGGCCAGGACGGGAAAGATTCTCCACCCGTGGCGGTGGTGAGCGAGTTGCTGGCGCGCCGGAACTGGCCCAATCAAGACCCGATCGGCAAACGAGTGAAGTTGGGGCTCGAAAACAGCAGCTACCCCTGGATGACCGTGGTGGGCGTGGTCGGCGACGTCAAATATGACTGGAGCGAGCGGGATCCGAAACCCGCCCTCTATCATCCATTTCAACAAGCTCCCTCGCTGAACTCTTACGTGGCGATCCGCTCCCAGGGTGATCCCAGGCAGTTCATCTCGGCGGTGCGAGACGCGATTGCCCGGGTCGATCCCCAACAACCCCTCTCCGACATTAAAACGTTGGACAAGGTGATCTCAGATTCCACGGTCGGCATTGCCTATGTTGCCGTCATCATGAGCGTCCTGGCAGTCATCGCGTTGATTCTTTCGACCGTGGGCGTCTTCGGGGTGGTGTCTTATCAGGTGACGGAGCGAATCCATGAAATCGGAATCCGCATGGCCCTCGGCGCCAACCCGCGCGATGTGCTGGGGATGGTTGTTGCCCGCGGAGCCTGGTTAACATTCGTCGGCTTGGGAGTTGGACTCGTTCTCTCGATCGGCCTGGCGCGCCTGTTGGCCAGCCTGATCTTTGGAATCGAGGCGATGGATTGGCTCACCTTCGGAAGTGTTTCTGTGACACTCGCCCTGGCCGCCCTGCTGGCCAGTTATCTCCCCGCTCGGCGCGCCACCCGGGTGGATCCGGTGGTCGCGCTGCGGCATGAATGA
- a CDS encoding DoxX family membrane protein, whose translation MPSSREIGYALLRVTLGVLFATYGIGKFRMGVGNFAGMMEKEFTGKLPMVMVSPFGYLVPFAELLVGVLLTFGLFTLLALTLAGLLMIALTFGMALLGQAPVVAQNLTYVLAIFVLLWTAENNGYSLDRLRQGR comes from the coding sequence ATGCCATCCTCTCGCGAGATCGGATATGCTCTGTTGCGAGTGACCTTGGGTGTCCTGTTTGCGACCTACGGGATCGGAAAATTCCGGATGGGGGTCGGCAACTTTGCCGGCATGATGGAAAAAGAGTTCACCGGGAAACTCCCGATGGTCATGGTCTCGCCGTTCGGTTATCTAGTACCGTTCGCTGAACTGCTGGTCGGTGTCCTGCTGACCTTCGGGCTTTTCACCCTTCTCGCGCTCACCCTGGCCGGGCTGCTCATGATTGCACTGACCTTCGGGATGGCCCTCTTGGGGCAGGCTCCCGTTGTCGCGCAAAACCTCACTTACGTCCTGGCGATTTTTGTTCTTTTGTGGACCGCGGAAAATAATGGATATTCATTGGATCGACTGCGGCAGGGTAGGTAA
- a CDS encoding ABC transporter ATP-binding protein, with protein MIKLVDLEKFYAHGVSKTFVLRRVSFDVQEGEFVSIMGPSGAGKSTVLHILGMYDSDWSGEFYFLDQPIHKLDRKKRAEFNKKYVGFVFQSYHLLDNLTVYENLEIPLSYRDVKKSQRESIVCDVLDRFQIVGKKDLFPNQLSGGQQQLVAVARAVIANPKVILADEPTGNLHSSQGEEIMELFKKLNAEGATIIQVTHSDKNASYGSRIIKLRDGWVVND; from the coding sequence ATGATCAAACTCGTTGATTTGGAGAAGTTCTACGCTCATGGTGTTTCAAAGACCTTTGTGCTGCGGCGCGTGAGTTTTGATGTCCAGGAGGGAGAGTTCGTATCGATTATGGGCCCGTCGGGTGCAGGCAAATCCACGGTGCTCCATATCCTGGGGATGTACGACAGCGACTGGAGCGGCGAGTTCTATTTCCTCGACCAGCCGATTCACAAACTCGACAGGAAGAAACGGGCGGAATTCAACAAGAAGTATGTCGGCTTCGTTTTTCAAAGCTACCACCTGCTGGACAACCTGACGGTCTATGAAAACCTCGAGATCCCCCTCTCGTACCGGGACGTCAAGAAGAGTCAGCGAGAGAGCATTGTGTGCGATGTCCTGGATCGATTTCAAATTGTGGGCAAGAAGGATCTCTTTCCAAACCAGCTCTCCGGGGGACAGCAGCAGTTGGTGGCCGTCGCCCGAGCCGTGATCGCCAACCCCAAAGTCATTCTCGCCGACGAACCCACGGGGAACCTGCACTCCAGCCAGGGCGAGGAGATCATGGAGCTCTTCAAGAAGCTGAACGCCGAGGGGGCCACCATCATACAGGTCACTCATTCCGACAAGAATGCTTCTTACGGCAGCCGCATCATCAAGCTCCGCGACGGATGGGTCGTGAATGATTAG
- a CDS encoding DUF4065 domain-containing protein — protein sequence MLSEFIRKLREKRKLTQEYLASEVRMSRPTYVQIEQGKRELNLSEARKLAEVFGIPFESFIREEEPHVTVRVEKGKIQPRKRREEFRISVPQERMDKFKQVLLYILKEVGGKPNIGMTALYKLLYFIDFDYYEKHEEQLMGLVYLKNQHGPTPLLFDKLIDELVKKGDVEPVKSKFYQYPQTKYLVNPATVPDLSILNGQEKEHIDWEMRRLSDLTATALSDLSHKDVPWISAQSGKKLDYESVFYRTADTSVRDYGTSDED from the coding sequence ATGCTCTCAGAATTTATTCGAAAATTGCGTGAGAAGCGCAAGCTGACGCAGGAATATTTGGCGTCAGAAGTCAGAATGTCGCGACCGACATATGTCCAGATTGAGCAAGGTAAGCGGGAGTTGAATCTGTCGGAGGCAAGGAAACTGGCGGAGGTTTTTGGCATCCCATTTGAAAGTTTCATACGGGAAGAGGAACCTCATGTCACCGTAAGAGTTGAGAAAGGTAAGATTCAGCCAAGAAAGCGAAGAGAAGAGTTCAGAATCAGTGTCCCGCAGGAGAGGATGGACAAATTCAAGCAGGTCCTGCTCTATATCCTCAAAGAAGTCGGTGGCAAGCCGAACATTGGTATGACCGCCCTGTACAAGCTGCTCTATTTCATTGATTTTGATTATTACGAGAAACATGAAGAGCAATTAATGGGTTTGGTCTACCTGAAGAACCAACATGGCCCTACGCCGCTTCTCTTTGATAAGCTGATTGACGAACTCGTGAAGAAAGGCGATGTGGAACCGGTCAAGAGTAAATTTTATCAATACCCCCAGACAAAGTACCTGGTCAATCCGGCGACAGTGCCCGATTTGAGTATTCTAAACGGCCAGGAAAAGGAGCATATTGACTGGGAAATGCGGCGCCTTTCGGATCTGACAGCCACGGCTCTCTCTGATCTCTCCCACAAAGATGTCCCCTGGATTAGCGCCCAATCAGGAAAAAAGTTGGATTACGAGTCGGTATTTTATCGAACTGCTGACACTTCAGTCCGTGACTATGGAACCTCCGACGAGGATTGA
- a CDS encoding sigma-70 family RNA polymerase sigma factor, with protein sequence MEGNDAAAVAQVLAGDEGAYRMLVERHSRSIFRLAYRMTANEQDAEDVVQETFLRAYRQLKRFESRSNFGTWLYRIAVNCSLDLIRKRRRHDDHPSEPSSEEETMYQLRDERPTPDRVVLGGEIQRKVNAVLSTLGPKERAAFSLRHFEGMSIEEIGLVLGVRPSAIKNSIFRAVQKLRRELQPVVHLTP encoded by the coding sequence ATGGAAGGGAATGATGCTGCTGCCGTGGCTCAGGTGTTGGCCGGCGATGAGGGTGCCTACCGCATGCTCGTCGAACGGCACAGCCGCAGTATCTTCCGCCTGGCTTATCGCATGACGGCCAATGAACAAGACGCCGAGGACGTGGTTCAGGAAACGTTTCTTCGCGCCTACCGGCAGCTGAAGCGGTTTGAGTCACGGTCCAACTTCGGCACCTGGCTGTATCGTATCGCGGTGAATTGTTCACTGGACCTCATCCGAAAACGACGGCGGCACGACGACCACCCGTCGGAGCCTTCCTCCGAGGAAGAAACCATGTATCAACTGAGGGACGAACGCCCCACACCGGATCGAGTCGTTTTGGGCGGCGAAATACAGAGGAAAGTGAACGCTGTGCTGTCAACCCTTGGCCCCAAAGAGAGGGCCGCCTTCTCGCTGAGGCACTTTGAGGGGATGAGCATTGAAGAAATAGGCCTGGTGTTGGGGGTTCGTCCGAGTGCGATCAAGAACAGCATTTTCCGGGCCGTCCAAAAGCTGCGGCGCGAATTACAACCCGTGGTTCATTTGACTCCATGA
- a CDS encoding HEAT repeat domain-containing protein, with translation MKKVNGIVISIITLLVASALMASQGIPGNSNPIVHRVIPSASAGVRGVEQLAVVPVDTSAVDRDVYGDEQDIKEQKKTKRTEEEKEVQKETKREITRTRDQEEALYDRGTQALDQGHWDRAVEIFGQVVELHARHTDGALYWKAYAQNKLGQRTEALAALAELNKSFPQSRWINDAKALEVEIRSQAGRPVSPANEGDEDLKLMAINGLLNSNPDQAIPLLEKILTGNQPPRIKERALFVLSQSGSPKAREIIGQVARGQSNPDLQRKAVQYLGLFGGKESHKLLSDIYASSSDVSLKKTILRSFMTSGERGFLLEAAKREKNPDLRLEAIRQLGVMGGQTELWEIYQAEPSVEVKEQILHSMFVGGSSDKLLEIARNEKDPKLRRAAIHSLGLMGGKKTGEALVSIYTSERDPEIRKAVIQGLFVQGNAKALVELARKETDPAMKKQIVQQLSVMGSKEATDYLMEIINK, from the coding sequence ATGAAAAAAGTCAATGGGATCGTCATAAGCATCATCACCTTACTGGTCGCTTCAGCACTCATGGCCTCACAGGGAATACCGGGAAATTCTAATCCGATCGTGCATCGGGTGATTCCGTCTGCATCCGCGGGGGTCCGGGGCGTTGAACAGTTGGCGGTAGTGCCGGTTGATACTTCCGCCGTCGACCGGGACGTTTATGGTGACGAACAAGATATTAAGGAACAGAAGAAAACTAAGCGGACTGAAGAAGAAAAGGAGGTGCAAAAAGAGACGAAGAGGGAAATTACCCGCACTCGAGACCAAGAGGAAGCCCTCTATGACCGCGGAACACAGGCTTTGGACCAGGGCCACTGGGATCGAGCTGTTGAAATCTTTGGTCAAGTGGTTGAACTTCATGCCCGACATACTGATGGTGCGTTGTACTGGAAGGCCTATGCCCAGAATAAGCTGGGTCAGAGAACGGAAGCCCTGGCGGCGCTGGCCGAGTTAAACAAGTCTTTTCCGCAAAGCCGCTGGATTAATGATGCCAAGGCCCTGGAAGTGGAAATCCGATCGCAGGCGGGCCGGCCAGTCTCTCCTGCCAACGAGGGAGATGAAGACCTCAAACTCATGGCCATCAACGGATTGTTGAACAGCAACCCGGACCAGGCCATTCCGCTTCTGGAGAAGATTCTCACCGGCAACCAACCTCCCAGGATCAAAGAAAGAGCCCTTTTTGTGCTGAGCCAGAGCGGTTCCCCCAAGGCGCGGGAAATCATCGGTCAGGTCGCCCGGGGACAGTCCAACCCCGATTTGCAGCGAAAGGCGGTCCAGTACCTGGGATTGTTCGGCGGAAAGGAGAGCCACAAGCTGCTGTCTGACATTTATGCCTCCAGTTCAGATGTCTCCTTAAAGAAAACGATCCTCCGCAGCTTCATGACCTCGGGGGAACGCGGATTTCTCTTGGAGGCGGCCAAGAGGGAGAAGAATCCGGATCTGCGCCTCGAAGCCATACGCCAACTGGGCGTGATGGGGGGCCAGACTGAATTGTGGGAGATCTATCAGGCCGAGCCTTCAGTCGAGGTCAAAGAACAGATCCTCCACTCCATGTTTGTCGGAGGAAGTTCGGACAAGCTGCTCGAAATCGCCCGAAATGAGAAAGACCCGAAACTCCGACGGGCCGCCATCCACAGCCTGGGGCTCATGGGCGGAAAGAAGACCGGTGAAGCATTAGTGTCAATTTACACCAGCGAGCGGGATCCGGAAATACGAAAAGCGGTGATCCAGGGATTGTTTGTACAAGGCAACGCCAAAGCGTTAGTTGAGCTGGCCCGCAAGGAAACCGACCCCGCGATGAAGAAGCAGATCGTTCAACAGCTCTCGGTCATGGGTTCAAAAGAGGCCACTGATTACTTGATGGAAATCATAAACAAGTGA
- a CDS encoding HEAT repeat domain-containing protein produces MLKNARTCSLWVSAISLMVVTTSLAQVPHFTNARVQTLSASTGLEREFRALLRRQAEPAWAGYTVPMIPGGGTMCCYESNSDFRSSGACGRCQLEDHAESFSTPKDGSKSVKLESPELLIVLFRLKDKNIQKIRFFSQECELDAGGLPVYWLTEVRPSESVAWLSTYATDRSSGEEEQSRHLRNSAVAAIALHADEAADRALSEFVAPAQPEALRRDAVFWLGSARGKRGFEVVQHIVHEDPSEKVREHALIALSISKEPQAVDTMIEVAHQDGNSHVRGQALFWLAHKAGQKAVGAITDAIEKDPETEVKRRAVFALSQLPKDEGVPKLIEVARTNRNPAVRKQAIFWLGQSKDPRALAFFEEILLH; encoded by the coding sequence ATGTTGAAGAATGCGAGAACCTGCTCTCTCTGGGTAAGCGCGATCTCCCTGATGGTGGTAACGACCTCCCTTGCCCAAGTCCCCCACTTCACCAATGCCCGCGTCCAGACTCTCTCTGCGAGCACCGGTTTGGAACGCGAATTTCGAGCGCTTCTCCGCCGTCAGGCAGAACCTGCCTGGGCGGGTTACACCGTCCCGATGATCCCGGGCGGCGGGACCATGTGTTGTTATGAGTCCAACTCGGATTTCCGCTCCTCAGGGGCCTGTGGCCGATGTCAGCTTGAGGATCACGCGGAAAGTTTCAGCACTCCGAAAGATGGTTCCAAGAGTGTTAAGCTGGAATCTCCGGAACTTTTGATCGTTCTGTTTCGTCTAAAGGACAAGAACATTCAGAAGATACGATTTTTCTCACAGGAGTGTGAGCTGGATGCGGGTGGATTGCCTGTTTACTGGTTGACTGAAGTTCGACCCTCCGAGAGCGTTGCATGGCTCTCTACCTATGCGACAGACCGGTCATCCGGGGAGGAGGAACAATCCAGGCACCTTCGGAATTCGGCGGTCGCCGCCATTGCACTCCATGCCGATGAGGCTGCGGACCGGGCGCTCAGTGAGTTTGTCGCGCCCGCTCAGCCGGAAGCGCTGCGAAGAGACGCTGTTTTCTGGCTGGGAAGTGCTCGAGGAAAGCGTGGTTTTGAAGTTGTCCAACACATCGTCCATGAAGACCCTAGCGAAAAGGTCCGGGAGCACGCCTTGATTGCGTTGTCAATCAGCAAGGAACCGCAAGCGGTGGACACCATGATCGAAGTGGCGCACCAGGACGGCAACTCTCACGTCCGGGGCCAGGCATTGTTCTGGCTCGCGCACAAGGCGGGCCAAAAGGCCGTTGGCGCCATCACGGATGCCATCGAAAAGGACCCGGAAACCGAAGTGAAGCGTCGTGCTGTCTTTGCCTTGAGCCAGCTCCCCAAGGATGAGGGGGTTCCCAAACTCATTGAAGTCGCCCGGACGAACCGCAATCCTGCAGTTCGCAAACAGGCCATCTTCTGGCTGGGCCAGTCGAAAGACCCAAGGGCTTTGGCGTTTTTTGAAGAAATCTTATTGCATTGA
- a CDS encoding DUF4097 domain-containing protein — translation MLSTHSLKSMLLIIASLLLATIQAMALGADPQDRSLNCNDQWKNGRLATFCEMREQTIPAARGTLSVDGRMNGGIGIKGWDRNEILVRAQVQASASTDTAARDLAKQVRIETGGGQIRAEGPSQDHDRNWSVSYEIFVPRQSDLSLKTHNGGIGIAEVSGHIDFSALNGGVSLKRLGGTVKGSTTNGGLSIDLAGSRWEGEGLDVRTTNGGVSMSVPENYSAQLETGTVNGGLDIGFPVTVQGKLNKELSVTLGSGGPLIRAMTTNGGVRVHRKS, via the coding sequence ATGCTATCAACCCATTCACTCAAGTCTATGCTTCTCATCATTGCATCACTGCTTCTCGCAACAATCCAGGCGATGGCTTTGGGAGCAGACCCGCAAGATCGGAGTTTGAACTGCAACGACCAGTGGAAAAACGGCCGGCTGGCGACCTTCTGCGAAATGAGGGAGCAGACCATTCCGGCGGCTCGAGGGACGCTCTCCGTGGATGGCCGGATGAACGGGGGGATTGGTATCAAAGGATGGGATCGGAATGAAATCCTTGTTCGCGCCCAGGTCCAGGCGTCCGCCTCTACCGACACAGCGGCCCGCGACTTGGCCAAACAGGTTCGGATCGAAACGGGCGGAGGACAGATTCGGGCCGAGGGCCCTTCCCAAGACCATGACCGGAATTGGTCCGTCAGCTATGAAATCTTTGTACCCCGACAGTCCGATCTCTCCCTCAAGACCCACAATGGCGGCATCGGCATCGCCGAGGTCAGCGGCCACATCGATTTCTCAGCGCTCAATGGTGGCGTTTCTTTGAAGCGCCTGGGAGGAACGGTCAAAGGCAGCACTACCAACGGGGGTCTCTCCATTGATCTCGCGGGGAGCCGATGGGAAGGCGAGGGGCTGGACGTCAGGACCACCAATGGCGGGGTCTCCATGTCGGTTCCGGAGAACTATTCAGCCCAGTTGGAAACGGGTACGGTGAACGGGGGCCTGGATATCGGATTCCCCGTCACCGTACAGGGTAAGTTGAACAAAGAGCTTTCTGTAACACTGGGCTCCGGCGGCCCGTTGATCCGCGCCATGACTACCAATGGAGGAGTCCGGGTTCATCGGAAGAGCTGA